The Pyrenophora tritici-repentis strain M4 chromosome 9, whole genome shotgun sequence sequence acacaatgcaacgcagtcctcctcctctcctcacaccgttaCAAAAAATTATAATACTCATTATATTACCCcttcgtcttcttctctctGTCCCCCCACCTCAGCGCTATACTACACTACTATACCCCCTCACTCCTCCAGTAAATCAAACCACTCAGGAATCTCCTTGACAAGCGACCACATATacttctccagcttcgccGCACACTTTGCGTAAATAGTAGTAGGGTCATTATACAGCAAGCAATTACTAAAGATCAGTTTCAGATCATCGATGAAAAGATTAGGAGTCGTATAAAATCCATTCTCCAGCCTCTCCTCCATAGCCGACAGGTCCATTGGCGAAGTAATAGTCTTATAGTAATCGGGCACTTCGTCCTTGTCCACTGGCTTGAGGAACGGCCAGGCTTGCTTGTGATTTTGAATTTGATATAGGAAAAGTCGACATATATTGAAGTGGCGTCCGCGGCGTGGTTCCCGTGCTAAAGCATCCATTTCCGCTGACCAGCCAGTGGCCTTGATAGCGGGAATGGTGGTTGCGTCGAATGGAACAACGCCGTTGGCCCATTGCTGAGGTGGAGGATGGACAAGGTGGCTTTTACTTAAGCAGCGTATTTTGGCCTGGACAGTTTCCTTTTGTTTTAAAAGCATGCGACCGACTTCGAGGTACCGGATGCGTGGAAGCATAGTGCATTGCATCAGTGTGCCTCCTTCGTAATCCTTGATAAAGCCCATCCATTCAGACTTTGGTAGCGTAACCTCTTTGGTAAAGCCTTGCTTCTGGAAATAGCCAGTTGCAAAATTATCAGCATACGTCAGAAAATGCATTACTGGAGAAGTAGCTTTC is a genomic window containing:
- a CDS encoding Transcription factor involved in chromatin remodeling, contains bromodomain protein is translated as MQVDAADSHSISAVNGQNVRAVKRSASEELDAAPATKRIEGNDIRLEEADVKPQIAKRVVPFPEKPAVIEERNGDIEFRVVNNDGARESTIVLTGLKNLFQKQLPKMPKDYIARLVYDRTHLSLAICRMPLEVIGGITYREFRSRKFAEIVFCAISSDQQVKGYGAHLMAHLKDYVKATSPVMHFLTYADNFATGYFQKQGFTKEVTLPKSEWMGFIKDYEGGTLMQCTMLPRIRYLEVGRMLLKQKETVQAKIRCLSKSHLVHPPPQQWANGVVPFDATTIPAIKATGWSAEMDALAREPRRGRHFNICRLFLYQIQNHKQAWPFLKPVDKDEVPDYYKTITSPMDLSAMEERLENGFYTTPNLFIDDLKLIFSNCLLYNDPTTIYAKCAAKLEKYMWSLVKEIPEWFDLLEE